From one Leifsonia soli genomic stretch:
- a CDS encoding META domain-containing protein, whose product MNRTRSAALTAILAAGLALTACTPQGGDVPGKWGSTDPGEPNLIINANGSYSGSDGCNTMKGTGTISGNTIDLGTVAMTKKVCNGVDTWMSTAASGKVDGNVMTVYDSSGARIGTIDRDD is encoded by the coding sequence ATGAACAGGACACGCTCGGCCGCGCTCACGGCCATCCTCGCCGCCGGCCTCGCCCTGACGGCGTGCACCCCGCAGGGCGGTGACGTCCCGGGGAAGTGGGGCAGCACCGACCCCGGAGAACCGAACCTCATCATCAACGCGAACGGCTCGTACTCCGGATCGGACGGCTGCAACACGATGAAGGGCACCGGCACGATCTCCGGCAACACCATCGACCTCGGCACCGTCGCCATGACGAAGAAGGTCTGCAACGGAGTGGACACCTGGATGTCGACGGCCGCGAGCGGGAAGGTGGACGGCAATGTGATGACGGTCTACGACTCGTCCGGCGCGCGCATCGGGACGATCGACCGCGACGACTGA